A region from the Cygnus olor isolate bCygOlo1 chromosome 24, bCygOlo1.pri.v2, whole genome shotgun sequence genome encodes:
- the TULP1 gene encoding tubby-related protein 1 isoform X1 has product MGCVCSGSARPWGAFCPPHPLKARGEGRGPPVPSPTRAPASRVCAPRLQPRGGGVAVRAPAGTHGRDRAHGSRCLGGDGPCWQNWGLRGPAPGEAVASPTPLCPRWAEPAEDSEDDDDEEEEVEDKDPPKKLKKKLPKEPPAGEGREKKLKPKGDKSDPDGKAKPTKSTKKEPTAMFQVNGEKKEKKSKKKAAAGSDEEDDSDSSTKPIRSEKKKNPVSLFQTGGDPPKEKKTRKKAPPKAAESEEETLQTPQKNSNKKGKGKKSKKKEERPPSPVIEVDNLEEFVLRPAPQGVTIKCRVTRDKKGMDRGLYPTYYLHLDNDKKVSQGGGPEGPGLCTHPGSTLTFWGGCWRASRCSCALLAPSFLLGNVPCRQMPRSGRGATVTLMTAPAGTPAVFWGSSSLRGLAQGRGRVPKQGFVSQNLAQRARRGDGDGTAPAPPSSQVFLLAGRKRKKSKTSNYLISIDPTDLSRGGENFIGKLRSNLMGTKFTVFDNGANPDRANADWSNVRQELSAVVYETNVLGFKGPRKMTVIIPGMNSDNERVPIRPRNDNDGLLMRWQNKNMDNVIELHNKAPVWNDETQSYVLNFHGRVTHASVKNFQIVHGSDPDYIVMQFGRVADDAFTMDYNYPLCALQAFAIALSSFDGKLACE; this is encoded by the exons ATGGGGTGCGTCTGCAGCGGCTCTGCACGCCCCTGGGGTGCTTTTTGTCCCCCACATCCGCTAAAGGCACGGGGAGAAGGACGAGGACCCCcagtccccagccccacgcGCGCCCCCGCGTCGCGCGTGTGCGCCCCGCGGCTGCAGCCACGAGGGGGCGGTGTGGCCGTGCGCGCCCCTGCCGGCACCCACGGCCGTGACCGTGCCCACGGCAGCCGGTGCTTGGGAGGGGACGGTCCCTGCTGGCAAaactgggggctgcggggtccTGCTCCCGGCGAAGCCGTCGCATCGCCAACGCCGTTGTGTCCCCGCTGGGCAGAGCCGGCCGAGGACTCGGAGGATGACGatgatgaggaagaggaggtggaggaTAAGGATCCGCCGAAAAAGCTCAAGAAGAAGCTGCCCAAAGAGCCCCCCGCGGGTGAAGGCCGGGAGAAGAAGCTGAAGCCGAAGG GAGACAAGAGCGACCCCGATGGCAAAGCCAAACCCACCAAGAGCACCAAGAAGGAGCCGACGGCCATGTTCCAGGTGAAtggggagaagaaggagaagaaaagcaagaagaaag CCGCCGCCGGCAGCGATGAGGAGGACGACTCCGACTCCAGCACCAAACCCATCAGGTcggagaagaagaaaaacccCGTGTCCCTCTTCCAGACCGGCGGGGACCCCcccaaggagaagaaaaccagaaagaaag CGCCTCCCAAAGCAGCCGAAAGCGAGGAGGAGACCCTGCAGACGCCACAGAAAAATTCCAACAAGAAGGGCAAAGGGAAGAAATCCAAGAAG AAGGAGGAGAGGCCCCCGTCACCCGTCATCGAGGTGGATAACCTGGAGGAGTTCGTGCTGCGCCCGGCTCCGCAGGGGGTGACCATCAAGTGCCGGGTGACGCGGGACAAGAAGGGCATGGACCGGGGGCTGTACCCCACCTATTACCTGCACTTGGATAACGACAAAAAGGTGAGCCAGGGCGGGGGGCCGGAGGGCCCGGGGCTCTGCACCCACCCTGGGAGCACCCTCACGTTTTGGGGTGGTTGCTGGCGCGCGTCCCGCTGCTCCTGCGCGCTCTTAGCCCCGTCGTTCCTCCTGGGAAACGTCCCGTGTCGGCAAATGCCCCGCAGTGGCCGGGGAGCCACGGTCACACTAATGACAGCCCCGGCTGGGACACCGGCGGTGTTTTGGGGCTCGTCTTCGCTGCGGGGACTTGCGCAAGGTCGCGGCCGTGTCCCAAAACAAGGTTTTGTTTCGCAAAACCTTGCGCAAAGGGCACGGCGGGGCGATGGCGATGGcactgccccggccccgccatCCTCCCAGGTCTTCCTCCTCGCCGGGAGGAAGCGCAAGAAGAGCAAAACCTCCAACTACCTCATCTCCATCGACCCCACGGACCTGTCGCGGGGCGGCGAGAACTTCATCGGGAAGCTGAG gtcCAACCTGATGGGGACGAAGTTCACCGTGTTCGACAACGGGGCCAACCCGGACAGGGCCAACGCCGACTGGTCCAACGTGCGGCAGGAGCTCTCGGCCGTGGTTTAC GAGACGAACGTCCTGGGGTTCAAAGGGCCCCGCAAGATGACAGTCATCATCCCTGGGATGAACTCGGATAACGAGAGGGTGCCCATCCGGCCCCGAAAT gacAACGACGGCCTCCTCATGAGATGGCAGAACAAGAACATGGACAACGTGATCGAGCTGCACAACAAGGCGCCGGTGTGGAACGACGAGACCCAGTCCTACGTCCTCAACTTCCACGGCCGCGTCACCCACGCCTCCGTTAAAAACTTCCAGATTGTGCACGGCAGCGACC CCGACTACATCGTGATGCAGTTCGGGCGCGTGGCCGACGACGCCTTCACCATGGACTACAACTACCCGCTGTGCGCCCTGCAGGCCTTCGCCATCGCCCTCTCCAGCTTCGACGGGAAGCTGGCCTGCGAGTAG
- the TULP1 gene encoding tubby-related protein 1 isoform X2 — protein sequence MGCVCSGSARPWGAFCPPHPLKARGEGRGPPVPSPTRAPASRVCAPRLQPRGGGVAVRAPAGTHGRDRAHGSRCLGGDGPCWQNWGLRGPAPGEAVASPTPLCPRWAEPAEDSEDDDDEEEEVEDKDPPKKLKKKLPKEPPAGEGREKKLKPKGDKSDPDGKAKPTKSTKKEPTAMFQVNGEKKEKKSKKKAAAGSDEEDDSDSSTKPIRSEKKKNPVSLFQTGGDPPKEKKTRKKAPPKAAESEEETLQTPQKNSNKKGKGKKSKKKEERPPSPVIEVDNLEEFVLRPAPQGVTIKCRVTRDKKGMDRGLYPTYYLHLDNDKKVSQGGGPEGPGLCTHPGSTLTFWGGCWRASRCSCALLAPSFLLGNVPCRQMPRSGRGATVTLMTAPAGTPAVFWGSSSLRGLAQGRGRVPKQGFVSQNLAQRARRGDGDGTAPAPPSSQVFLLAGRKRKKSKTSNYLISIDPTDLSRGGENFIGKLRSNLMGTKFTVFDNGANPDRANADWSNVRQELSAVVYDNDGLLMRWQNKNMDNVIELHNKAPVWNDETQSYVLNFHGRVTHASVKNFQIVHGSDPDYIVMQFGRVADDAFTMDYNYPLCALQAFAIALSSFDGKLACE from the exons ATGGGGTGCGTCTGCAGCGGCTCTGCACGCCCCTGGGGTGCTTTTTGTCCCCCACATCCGCTAAAGGCACGGGGAGAAGGACGAGGACCCCcagtccccagccccacgcGCGCCCCCGCGTCGCGCGTGTGCGCCCCGCGGCTGCAGCCACGAGGGGGCGGTGTGGCCGTGCGCGCCCCTGCCGGCACCCACGGCCGTGACCGTGCCCACGGCAGCCGGTGCTTGGGAGGGGACGGTCCCTGCTGGCAAaactgggggctgcggggtccTGCTCCCGGCGAAGCCGTCGCATCGCCAACGCCGTTGTGTCCCCGCTGGGCAGAGCCGGCCGAGGACTCGGAGGATGACGatgatgaggaagaggaggtggaggaTAAGGATCCGCCGAAAAAGCTCAAGAAGAAGCTGCCCAAAGAGCCCCCCGCGGGTGAAGGCCGGGAGAAGAAGCTGAAGCCGAAGG GAGACAAGAGCGACCCCGATGGCAAAGCCAAACCCACCAAGAGCACCAAGAAGGAGCCGACGGCCATGTTCCAGGTGAAtggggagaagaaggagaagaaaagcaagaagaaag CCGCCGCCGGCAGCGATGAGGAGGACGACTCCGACTCCAGCACCAAACCCATCAGGTcggagaagaagaaaaacccCGTGTCCCTCTTCCAGACCGGCGGGGACCCCcccaaggagaagaaaaccagaaagaaag CGCCTCCCAAAGCAGCCGAAAGCGAGGAGGAGACCCTGCAGACGCCACAGAAAAATTCCAACAAGAAGGGCAAAGGGAAGAAATCCAAGAAG AAGGAGGAGAGGCCCCCGTCACCCGTCATCGAGGTGGATAACCTGGAGGAGTTCGTGCTGCGCCCGGCTCCGCAGGGGGTGACCATCAAGTGCCGGGTGACGCGGGACAAGAAGGGCATGGACCGGGGGCTGTACCCCACCTATTACCTGCACTTGGATAACGACAAAAAGGTGAGCCAGGGCGGGGGGCCGGAGGGCCCGGGGCTCTGCACCCACCCTGGGAGCACCCTCACGTTTTGGGGTGGTTGCTGGCGCGCGTCCCGCTGCTCCTGCGCGCTCTTAGCCCCGTCGTTCCTCCTGGGAAACGTCCCGTGTCGGCAAATGCCCCGCAGTGGCCGGGGAGCCACGGTCACACTAATGACAGCCCCGGCTGGGACACCGGCGGTGTTTTGGGGCTCGTCTTCGCTGCGGGGACTTGCGCAAGGTCGCGGCCGTGTCCCAAAACAAGGTTTTGTTTCGCAAAACCTTGCGCAAAGGGCACGGCGGGGCGATGGCGATGGcactgccccggccccgccatCCTCCCAGGTCTTCCTCCTCGCCGGGAGGAAGCGCAAGAAGAGCAAAACCTCCAACTACCTCATCTCCATCGACCCCACGGACCTGTCGCGGGGCGGCGAGAACTTCATCGGGAAGCTGAG gtcCAACCTGATGGGGACGAAGTTCACCGTGTTCGACAACGGGGCCAACCCGGACAGGGCCAACGCCGACTGGTCCAACGTGCGGCAGGAGCTCTCGGCCGTGGTTTAC gacAACGACGGCCTCCTCATGAGATGGCAGAACAAGAACATGGACAACGTGATCGAGCTGCACAACAAGGCGCCGGTGTGGAACGACGAGACCCAGTCCTACGTCCTCAACTTCCACGGCCGCGTCACCCACGCCTCCGTTAAAAACTTCCAGATTGTGCACGGCAGCGACC CCGACTACATCGTGATGCAGTTCGGGCGCGTGGCCGACGACGCCTTCACCATGGACTACAACTACCCGCTGTGCGCCCTGCAGGCCTTCGCCATCGCCCTCTCCAGCTTCGACGGGAAGCTGGCCTGCGAGTAG
- the TULP1 gene encoding tubby-related protein 1 isoform X3: protein MGCVCSGSARPWGAFCPPHPLKARGEGRGPPVPSPTRAPASRVCAPRLQPRGGGVAVRAPAGTHGRDRAHGSRCLGGDGPCWQNWGLRGPAPGEAVASPTPLCPRWAEPAEDSEDDDDEEEEVEDKDPPKKLKKKLPKEPPAGEGREKKLKPKGDKSDPDGKAKPTKSTKKEPTAMFQVNGEKKEKKSKKKAAAGSDEEDDSDSSTKPIRSEKKKNPVSLFQTGGDPPKEKKTRKKAPPKAAESEEETLQTPQKNSNKKGKGKKSKKKEERPPSPVIEVDNLEEFVLRPAPQGVTIKCRVTRDKKGMDRGLYPTYYLHLDNDKKVFLLAGRKRKKSKTSNYLISIDPTDLSRGGENFIGKLRSNLMGTKFTVFDNGANPDRANADWSNVRQELSAVVYETNVLGFKGPRKMTVIIPGMNSDNERVPIRPRNDNDGLLMRWQNKNMDNVIELHNKAPVWNDETQSYVLNFHGRVTHASVKNFQIVHGSDPDYIVMQFGRVADDAFTMDYNYPLCALQAFAIALSSFDGKLACE from the exons ATGGGGTGCGTCTGCAGCGGCTCTGCACGCCCCTGGGGTGCTTTTTGTCCCCCACATCCGCTAAAGGCACGGGGAGAAGGACGAGGACCCCcagtccccagccccacgcGCGCCCCCGCGTCGCGCGTGTGCGCCCCGCGGCTGCAGCCACGAGGGGGCGGTGTGGCCGTGCGCGCCCCTGCCGGCACCCACGGCCGTGACCGTGCCCACGGCAGCCGGTGCTTGGGAGGGGACGGTCCCTGCTGGCAAaactgggggctgcggggtccTGCTCCCGGCGAAGCCGTCGCATCGCCAACGCCGTTGTGTCCCCGCTGGGCAGAGCCGGCCGAGGACTCGGAGGATGACGatgatgaggaagaggaggtggaggaTAAGGATCCGCCGAAAAAGCTCAAGAAGAAGCTGCCCAAAGAGCCCCCCGCGGGTGAAGGCCGGGAGAAGAAGCTGAAGCCGAAGG GAGACAAGAGCGACCCCGATGGCAAAGCCAAACCCACCAAGAGCACCAAGAAGGAGCCGACGGCCATGTTCCAGGTGAAtggggagaagaaggagaagaaaagcaagaagaaag CCGCCGCCGGCAGCGATGAGGAGGACGACTCCGACTCCAGCACCAAACCCATCAGGTcggagaagaagaaaaacccCGTGTCCCTCTTCCAGACCGGCGGGGACCCCcccaaggagaagaaaaccagaaagaaag CGCCTCCCAAAGCAGCCGAAAGCGAGGAGGAGACCCTGCAGACGCCACAGAAAAATTCCAACAAGAAGGGCAAAGGGAAGAAATCCAAGAAG AAGGAGGAGAGGCCCCCGTCACCCGTCATCGAGGTGGATAACCTGGAGGAGTTCGTGCTGCGCCCGGCTCCGCAGGGGGTGACCATCAAGTGCCGGGTGACGCGGGACAAGAAGGGCATGGACCGGGGGCTGTACCCCACCTATTACCTGCACTTGGATAACGACAAAAAG GTCTTCCTCCTCGCCGGGAGGAAGCGCAAGAAGAGCAAAACCTCCAACTACCTCATCTCCATCGACCCCACGGACCTGTCGCGGGGCGGCGAGAACTTCATCGGGAAGCTGAG gtcCAACCTGATGGGGACGAAGTTCACCGTGTTCGACAACGGGGCCAACCCGGACAGGGCCAACGCCGACTGGTCCAACGTGCGGCAGGAGCTCTCGGCCGTGGTTTAC GAGACGAACGTCCTGGGGTTCAAAGGGCCCCGCAAGATGACAGTCATCATCCCTGGGATGAACTCGGATAACGAGAGGGTGCCCATCCGGCCCCGAAAT gacAACGACGGCCTCCTCATGAGATGGCAGAACAAGAACATGGACAACGTGATCGAGCTGCACAACAAGGCGCCGGTGTGGAACGACGAGACCCAGTCCTACGTCCTCAACTTCCACGGCCGCGTCACCCACGCCTCCGTTAAAAACTTCCAGATTGTGCACGGCAGCGACC CCGACTACATCGTGATGCAGTTCGGGCGCGTGGCCGACGACGCCTTCACCATGGACTACAACTACCCGCTGTGCGCCCTGCAGGCCTTCGCCATCGCCCTCTCCAGCTTCGACGGGAAGCTGGCCTGCGAGTAG
- the TULP1 gene encoding tubby-related protein 1 isoform X4, protein MFQVNGEKKEKKSKKKAAAGSDEEDDSDSSTKPIRSEKKKNPVSLFQTGGDPPKEKKTRKKAPPKAAESEEETLQTPQKNSNKKGKGKKSKKKEERPPSPVIEVDNLEEFVLRPAPQGVTIKCRVTRDKKGMDRGLYPTYYLHLDNDKKVSQGGGPEGPGLCTHPGSTLTFWGGCWRASRCSCALLAPSFLLGNVPCRQMPRSGRGATVTLMTAPAGTPAVFWGSSSLRGLAQGRGRVPKQGFVSQNLAQRARRGDGDGTAPAPPSSQVFLLAGRKRKKSKTSNYLISIDPTDLSRGGENFIGKLRSNLMGTKFTVFDNGANPDRANADWSNVRQELSAVVYETNVLGFKGPRKMTVIIPGMNSDNERVPIRPRNDNDGLLMRWQNKNMDNVIELHNKAPVWNDETQSYVLNFHGRVTHASVKNFQIVHGSDPDYIVMQFGRVADDAFTMDYNYPLCALQAFAIALSSFDGKLACE, encoded by the exons ATGTTCCAGGTGAAtggggagaagaaggagaagaaaagcaagaagaaag CCGCCGCCGGCAGCGATGAGGAGGACGACTCCGACTCCAGCACCAAACCCATCAGGTcggagaagaagaaaaacccCGTGTCCCTCTTCCAGACCGGCGGGGACCCCcccaaggagaagaaaaccagaaagaaag CGCCTCCCAAAGCAGCCGAAAGCGAGGAGGAGACCCTGCAGACGCCACAGAAAAATTCCAACAAGAAGGGCAAAGGGAAGAAATCCAAGAAG AAGGAGGAGAGGCCCCCGTCACCCGTCATCGAGGTGGATAACCTGGAGGAGTTCGTGCTGCGCCCGGCTCCGCAGGGGGTGACCATCAAGTGCCGGGTGACGCGGGACAAGAAGGGCATGGACCGGGGGCTGTACCCCACCTATTACCTGCACTTGGATAACGACAAAAAGGTGAGCCAGGGCGGGGGGCCGGAGGGCCCGGGGCTCTGCACCCACCCTGGGAGCACCCTCACGTTTTGGGGTGGTTGCTGGCGCGCGTCCCGCTGCTCCTGCGCGCTCTTAGCCCCGTCGTTCCTCCTGGGAAACGTCCCGTGTCGGCAAATGCCCCGCAGTGGCCGGGGAGCCACGGTCACACTAATGACAGCCCCGGCTGGGACACCGGCGGTGTTTTGGGGCTCGTCTTCGCTGCGGGGACTTGCGCAAGGTCGCGGCCGTGTCCCAAAACAAGGTTTTGTTTCGCAAAACCTTGCGCAAAGGGCACGGCGGGGCGATGGCGATGGcactgccccggccccgccatCCTCCCAGGTCTTCCTCCTCGCCGGGAGGAAGCGCAAGAAGAGCAAAACCTCCAACTACCTCATCTCCATCGACCCCACGGACCTGTCGCGGGGCGGCGAGAACTTCATCGGGAAGCTGAG gtcCAACCTGATGGGGACGAAGTTCACCGTGTTCGACAACGGGGCCAACCCGGACAGGGCCAACGCCGACTGGTCCAACGTGCGGCAGGAGCTCTCGGCCGTGGTTTAC GAGACGAACGTCCTGGGGTTCAAAGGGCCCCGCAAGATGACAGTCATCATCCCTGGGATGAACTCGGATAACGAGAGGGTGCCCATCCGGCCCCGAAAT gacAACGACGGCCTCCTCATGAGATGGCAGAACAAGAACATGGACAACGTGATCGAGCTGCACAACAAGGCGCCGGTGTGGAACGACGAGACCCAGTCCTACGTCCTCAACTTCCACGGCCGCGTCACCCACGCCTCCGTTAAAAACTTCCAGATTGTGCACGGCAGCGACC CCGACTACATCGTGATGCAGTTCGGGCGCGTGGCCGACGACGCCTTCACCATGGACTACAACTACCCGCTGTGCGCCCTGCAGGCCTTCGCCATCGCCCTCTCCAGCTTCGACGGGAAGCTGGCCTGCGAGTAG